A single region of the Latilactobacillus curvatus JCM 1096 = DSM 20019 genome encodes:
- a CDS encoding cation-translocating P-type ATPase: MTDQPSSFFTQSTDETLKSLATTTDGLTQDQVAERLAKYGRNQLTETKRKSLFVRFLEQFKDFMIIVLLVAAMIAGFLAHEWPDAIIILAVVILNAVFGVFQEAKAEQAIDALKEMATPDAHVRRNGQIVKIKSEELVVGDIVLLEAGDIVPADLRLLESAALKIEESALTGESVPVDKTVATLTDPESGIGDRTNMAFMNSNVTYGRGVGVVTGTGMQTEVGKIAGMLNQAGETTTPLQMNLSQLGKSLTIMILIIAAVVFVVGYLRHAQSPINMLLTSISLAVAAIPEGLPAIVTVILALGTQKMVKRNALVRKLPAVETLGSTDIIASDKTGTLTMNQMTVEKIFTNNQLQEASADLAGDDLALSIMNLANDTKITEDGQLIGDPTETALIAYGRDKGFVIQDALAAAPRVGEVPFDSERKLMTTIHQAKDGQLLMTTKGAPDELLKRVSHFIDANGDVQPLDEDERQFLLKTNHDLAKQALRVLALAYKPLDSLPATIDPTIEDELIFAGLVGMIDPERPEAKQAVTDAHSAGIRTLMITGDHRDTAEAIALRLGIITPEQDADAAVVTGAELDQMDDETFAKKVSQYAVYARVAPEHKVRIVKAWQKHGKVVAMTGDGVNDAPALKSADIGIGMGITGTEVSKGASDMVLADDNFSTIVVAVKEGRKVFANIQKSIQYLLSANLGEVLTLFMMTILGWQILQPVHILWINLVTDTFPAIALGVEPTEPGIMNQKPRGRKSNFFSGGVFQAIIYQGLLEGGITLGVYALAITYPVHQASGLAHADALTMAYATLGMIQLFHAFNVKSVHQSIFTVGFFKNKAFNWAVLASFLLLAATIMVPGLNGLFHVSHLDIHQWGIVLAASFSLIVIVEIVKFFQRRMAK, encoded by the coding sequence ATGACAGATCAACCAAGTTCATTCTTTACCCAATCAACGGATGAGACTTTAAAAAGTTTAGCCACAACAACTGATGGGCTAACGCAAGACCAAGTTGCTGAACGACTCGCTAAATACGGGCGTAATCAGTTGACTGAGACTAAACGAAAAAGCTTGTTCGTTCGTTTTTTAGAACAGTTCAAAGATTTCATGATTATCGTCTTATTAGTAGCGGCAATGATTGCCGGCTTTTTAGCACATGAATGGCCAGATGCGATTATTATTCTCGCCGTTGTTATCTTGAATGCCGTTTTTGGTGTTTTCCAAGAAGCCAAAGCGGAACAAGCAATTGATGCTTTAAAAGAGATGGCAACCCCGGACGCACATGTACGCCGTAACGGGCAGATTGTTAAAATCAAGAGTGAAGAACTGGTTGTCGGTGATATCGTGCTATTAGAAGCGGGCGATATCGTCCCAGCTGATTTACGCTTGTTAGAATCAGCGGCTTTGAAGATTGAGGAATCGGCTTTGACGGGTGAATCGGTACCGGTTGATAAGACTGTTGCAACGTTAACCGATCCTGAAAGTGGGATTGGCGATCGGACCAACATGGCATTCATGAATAGTAATGTGACTTACGGTCGTGGTGTCGGGGTTGTGACGGGCACTGGGATGCAAACTGAAGTTGGTAAAATTGCTGGGATGTTAAATCAAGCTGGTGAAACCACAACACCATTGCAAATGAATTTAAGTCAACTTGGTAAGAGTTTAACGATTATGATTTTAATCATTGCGGCTGTTGTATTTGTGGTCGGCTACTTACGCCACGCGCAATCACCAATTAACATGTTATTAACCTCAATCTCATTAGCGGTTGCCGCAATTCCAGAAGGATTACCGGCAATTGTGACGGTTATTTTAGCCCTTGGGACACAGAAGATGGTTAAACGAAATGCGTTGGTACGGAAGTTACCTGCTGTGGAAACACTGGGGAGTACCGACATTATTGCGTCCGATAAAACTGGGACGTTAACGATGAATCAAATGACGGTAGAAAAGATTTTTACCAATAATCAGTTGCAAGAAGCATCAGCCGACTTGGCAGGCGATGATTTAGCGTTAAGCATTATGAACCTTGCCAACGATACGAAAATCACAGAGGATGGCCAGTTAATTGGTGATCCAACGGAAACGGCTTTAATTGCTTATGGGCGTGATAAAGGTTTCGTGATCCAAGATGCCCTAGCAGCAGCACCACGCGTGGGTGAAGTACCGTTTGATTCAGAACGGAAGCTGATGACAACGATTCATCAAGCCAAAGATGGTCAATTATTAATGACCACTAAGGGTGCACCGGATGAATTACTCAAACGCGTGAGTCATTTTATTGATGCCAATGGCGATGTTCAACCGTTAGATGAAGATGAACGGCAATTTTTACTCAAAACAAACCACGATTTAGCTAAACAAGCGTTACGTGTCTTGGCATTAGCGTATAAACCGTTAGATAGCTTACCAGCAACAATTGATCCGACGATTGAAGATGAGTTAATCTTTGCTGGTTTAGTCGGGATGATTGATCCAGAACGACCAGAAGCCAAACAAGCTGTAACTGATGCGCATTCAGCAGGGATTCGGACGTTAATGATTACCGGTGATCACCGGGATACTGCAGAAGCCATCGCCCTTCGTTTAGGGATTATTACACCTGAACAAGATGCGGATGCGGCCGTTGTGACAGGTGCCGAACTGGATCAAATGGATGACGAGACATTTGCTAAAAAAGTCAGTCAGTACGCAGTTTATGCGCGAGTTGCGCCAGAACATAAGGTGCGGATTGTTAAAGCTTGGCAAAAACATGGTAAAGTCGTTGCGATGACCGGGGATGGTGTCAATGATGCGCCAGCCTTGAAGTCCGCAGATATCGGGATTGGGATGGGGATTACCGGGACAGAAGTATCAAAAGGCGCCAGTGATATGGTGCTTGCCGATGATAACTTCTCAACGATTGTCGTGGCTGTTAAAGAAGGTCGTAAAGTCTTTGCCAACATTCAAAAATCAATTCAATATTTATTGTCAGCTAACCTAGGTGAAGTCCTTACCTTATTCATGATGACGATTTTAGGCTGGCAAATTCTGCAACCGGTGCACATCTTATGGATTAACTTAGTGACGGATACATTCCCAGCGATTGCGTTGGGGGTTGAGCCCACTGAACCGGGGATTATGAATCAAAAACCACGTGGGCGCAAGTCAAACTTCTTCTCCGGCGGTGTCTTCCAAGCGATTATCTATCAAGGTCTCTTAGAAGGTGGGATTACGCTTGGTGTGTATGCCTTAGCGATTACGTACCCAGTGCATCAAGCGAGCGGCTTAGCACATGCTGATGCGTTAACGATGGCCTATGCAACGTTAGGGATGATTCAACTCTTCCACGCGTTTAACGTGAAGTCAGTGCACCAATCAATCTTTACAGTTGGTTTTTTCAAGAATAAAGCTTTCAACTGGGCTGTCTTAGCTTCATTCCTCCTGTTAGCCGCAACGATTATGGTACCTGGCTTAAACGGCCTATTCCACGTGTCACATCTCGATATTCACCAATGGGGAATTGTCCTAGCAGCCTCATTCTCATTGATTGTGATTGTGGAAATTGTGAAGTTCTTCCAGCGGAGAATGGCTAAATAA
- the nadE gene encoding ammonia-dependent NAD(+) synthetase, whose product MNALQAEIIAALKTQPTIDPAKEIRRSVDFMKAYLKKNTFLKTYVLGISGGQDSTLVGALAEKAMQEMRAETGDESYQFIAMRLPYGEQADESDAMAAIEFMAADQVKRVNIKGSVDAMVQSLAETGVTVSDFNKGNIKARVRMIAQYGIAGENSGAVLGTDHSAESITGFYTKFGDGGADLVPIFRLNKRQGKAMLAELGAPKHLYKKVPTADLEEDRPALPDELALGVTYDQIDDYLEGRQVSEEAATKIENWYKKTAHKRHLPITIYDTFWQ is encoded by the coding sequence ATGAACGCTTTACAAGCAGAAATTATTGCAGCCTTAAAAACACAACCAACGATTGACCCCGCCAAAGAGATCCGCCGCTCGGTTGATTTTATGAAGGCTTATCTAAAGAAAAATACATTTTTAAAAACCTATGTCTTAGGCATTTCAGGCGGCCAAGATTCAACTTTAGTGGGCGCACTTGCTGAAAAAGCCATGCAAGAAATGCGGGCTGAAACTGGCGATGAAAGTTATCAATTTATCGCAATGCGATTGCCTTACGGCGAACAAGCTGATGAATCGGATGCAATGGCGGCGATTGAATTTATGGCAGCTGATCAAGTCAAACGGGTCAACATTAAAGGCTCAGTGGATGCAATGGTCCAATCCCTTGCGGAAACCGGTGTAACCGTTAGCGATTTTAATAAGGGTAATATTAAAGCCCGCGTGCGGATGATTGCCCAATATGGGATTGCTGGTGAAAATAGTGGCGCTGTTTTAGGAACGGATCACTCAGCCGAATCCATCACTGGTTTTTATACGAAGTTTGGGGATGGCGGCGCAGATTTAGTGCCAATCTTCAGACTTAATAAGCGTCAAGGCAAGGCCATGTTAGCCGAACTCGGTGCGCCTAAACACCTCTATAAAAAAGTACCAACGGCGGATCTTGAAGAAGACCGTCCAGCATTACCAGATGAATTAGCATTGGGCGTCACGTACGATCAAATTGACGACTATTTAGAAGGTCGTCAGGTCAGTGAAGAAGCCGCAACGAAGATTGAAAACTGGTACAAGAAAACGGCCCACAAGCGTCATTTACCAATAACAATCTACGATACGTTCTGGCAATAA
- a CDS encoding nicotinate phosphoribosyltransferase — protein MQKLYPDDSLLLHTDLYQLNMMLTYFKKGLHNRTAVFECYFRKLPFENGYAIFAGLEHIVNYLENLRFTESDLAYLRDEVGYPEDFLTYLAELDFDLTIRSAVEGELVFGNEPIIQVEGPLAQCQLIETALLNIVNYQTLIATKAARIKSVVGKDPVLEFGTRRAQELDAALWGTRAAYIGGFDATSNVRASKIFGIPASGTHAHSLVQAYRNDYESFRAYAETHRDCVFLVDTYDTLKSGVPSAIRVAREFGSRINFQGVRIDSGDMAYISKRVRQQLDEAGFTDAKIYASNDLDEKTIQNLKMQEAKIDVWGVGTKLITAYDQPALGAVYKLVSIENSDGKMVDTIKLSSNAEKVSTPGRKQVWRITKQVDGKSEGDYITLWDEDPLEQDTIYMFHPNYTYINKTVTDFNARPILRTIFENGKRVYTLPELAAIKKFCAENLDSLWDEYKRDLNPQDYPVDLSQRTWDNKMNSIRKVREDVNLMH, from the coding sequence ATGCAAAAATTATATCCTGATGATAGTTTGTTGTTACATACAGACTTGTATCAGCTCAATATGATGTTAACTTATTTTAAAAAGGGACTCCATAATCGGACAGCGGTTTTCGAATGCTATTTCAGAAAACTACCTTTTGAAAATGGGTATGCTATTTTTGCTGGCTTAGAACATATCGTTAATTATCTTGAGAATCTCCGCTTTACCGAGAGTGATTTAGCTTATTTACGGGATGAAGTCGGCTATCCTGAGGATTTTTTGACGTATCTAGCAGAATTAGATTTTGATTTAACGATTCGTTCAGCCGTTGAAGGTGAGCTTGTTTTTGGTAATGAACCGATTATTCAAGTAGAAGGCCCATTAGCTCAATGTCAGTTAATCGAAACGGCGCTATTAAACATTGTTAATTATCAAACCTTAATTGCAACTAAGGCTGCGCGGATTAAATCAGTCGTTGGCAAAGATCCAGTGCTAGAATTTGGCACGCGCCGGGCACAAGAATTAGATGCGGCATTATGGGGCACCCGGGCGGCTTATATTGGTGGTTTTGATGCGACGAGTAATGTGCGAGCTTCTAAAATTTTTGGAATCCCAGCAAGTGGGACGCATGCGCATTCATTAGTCCAAGCCTATCGTAACGATTACGAATCGTTCCGGGCCTATGCTGAAACACATCGGGACTGTGTCTTCCTTGTGGATACTTATGATACTTTGAAAAGTGGTGTGCCGAGTGCGATTCGGGTTGCGCGCGAATTCGGTAGCCGGATTAATTTCCAAGGCGTGCGGATTGATAGTGGCGATATGGCCTATATTTCTAAGCGTGTGCGCCAACAATTGGATGAAGCGGGCTTCACGGATGCTAAAATCTACGCTTCTAACGATTTAGATGAAAAGACAATCCAAAACTTGAAGATGCAAGAAGCTAAAATCGATGTTTGGGGCGTTGGGACGAAGTTAATTACCGCTTACGACCAACCAGCTTTGGGCGCGGTTTATAAACTCGTTTCAATTGAAAATTCAGATGGCAAGATGGTCGATACGATTAAATTATCAAGTAATGCTGAAAAAGTCTCAACACCAGGCCGCAAGCAAGTTTGGCGAATTACCAAACAAGTTGACGGTAAATCAGAAGGGGACTACATCACGTTATGGGATGAAGATCCACTTGAACAAGATACGATTTACATGTTCCACCCTAATTACACGTACATCAATAAGACCGTGACCGACTTCAATGCCCGACCAATTTTACGGACTATTTTTGAAAATGGTAAACGGGTCTATACGTTGCCTGAATTAGCGGCGATTAAGAAGTTCTGTGCTGAAAACCTTGATTCACTCTGGGATGAATACAAACGGGACTTGAATCCACAAGATTATCCAGTCGATTTATCACAACGGACTTGGGATAATAAGATGAATTCAATTCGCAAAGTCAGAGAAGACGTTAATTTAATGCACTAG
- a CDS encoding glycosyltransferase family 32 protein encodes MIPKKIHYVWVGGHEKTADIERCMKTWRSNLKDYEIIEWNEENFDMNMNEYIKVAYEQKKWAYVSDYIRAYVIYHEGGIYLDTDVLVLDNLDQFLDNRAFVGFENPQYPFTAAFGAEPKHPFVKDMLDFFEGESFTFDRENQMKNVNTKTVSDILIDKYHCQLGNKEQILDEGIHVYPSGILCNPSGDSSTIHVFTGTWMEGQKPLKRKLNKWFKIRTTSKKKAKLYQKLFG; translated from the coding sequence ATGATTCCAAAAAAAATTCATTATGTATGGGTAGGCGGCCACGAAAAAACAGCGGATATTGAGCGATGTATGAAAACGTGGCGATCAAATCTTAAGGATTATGAAATTATTGAGTGGAATGAAGAAAATTTTGATATGAACATGAATGAATATATCAAAGTTGCATATGAACAAAAAAAATGGGCTTATGTGAGTGATTATATTCGAGCATATGTTATCTATCATGAAGGCGGTATTTATTTAGATACCGATGTGCTTGTTTTAGATAATTTAGATCAATTCTTGGATAATCGCGCGTTTGTAGGATTTGAAAATCCACAATATCCTTTTACAGCTGCATTTGGTGCAGAACCTAAGCATCCGTTTGTGAAAGACATGTTAGATTTTTTTGAAGGCGAATCATTTACATTTGATAGAGAAAATCAAATGAAAAACGTAAATACTAAAACAGTTTCCGATATTTTAATTGACAAATATCATTGTCAATTAGGTAATAAGGAACAAATATTAGATGAGGGTATTCATGTTTACCCATCCGGTATTTTATGTAATCCATCGGGAGATTCATCAACTATCCATGTTTTTACTGGTACTTGGATGGAAGGGCAAAAGCCACTAAAACGAAAGTTAAATAAATGGTTCAAAATACGAACAACTTCTAAGAAAAAAGCTAAGTTGTATCAAAAGTTATTTGGATAG
- a CDS encoding O-antigen ligase family protein, protein MYSKLKTTILWFIIIQPFLDIFYLYQPPISTILKFSPATMLRIILVGIISILFLWSNKNKKMKLFLGIYMGLLIVYFIGHHLNAMQFHSLVDGNFGYSITGEIFYLIRMVLPLIILVVSYNVKFTDNQLESIISWLVALISGSIVVTNLFKISLASYTNQRITGSIINWFFDNRHGSYFQLASKGFFNFANSTAAVEVLLLPVMLYYLIKHTNVKNFILSLVQVLAMFMLGTKVSTLGCIGMVILMTGMYLFFTLIKQDLVLKKSVLGILLLFIVLCGIIYPVSPAINRTNFDAQIQQERDGDKAEVEKREKKLEEKSKKGDSKKEINKHETPLIRYIRKHYSEYSINARFIEVSYPYYDDPGFWKEIMKWPIQDRISFRKIEIAMLNRVKEVNDNPKDELFGITYTRMNNIFNVERDFISQYYSMGILGVILLVLPYILGVIYLIYTILRYFRTKFTFRNMSFLLGILGILSVSLYSGNVMDFLTATFILAFIEGQLLARVKTQTFSEQEKISLLMPTYNDQETILESLESIRNQTYTNWELIIIDDGSTDNTKQVVNDYINCFNLEHKVRYLYESNSDQLNALKLGVKYLSGTIVYIIHSDDIFSNRKVLSRAIHILESDDIDGILADISIDNGNHTKIRKQSTLDYLGNSRQLKIQTLWLGRNLYLDFAFWRTPVFENQVHRNYLSWNTPNWINLQDELINSLNLENANFSVINYRVHDGNYINSEVGNLNVLNGELRTLVSLLSRYQIPNYQFQYRIFRIFNKLNLLSIYWPVAFKGQTAKKAVGEIVGFAISKRVPDFNNQPYLKALIAFYKADQDRTVDLKIPVELPIYYGSDMRQFNQKMINGTLEPFYGELFEEMQKGFTKIKVSKEDLVKWQVIIQFLNIKPYVDLEVRN, encoded by the coding sequence GTGTATTCAAAATTAAAAACAACTATTCTTTGGTTTATTATTATCCAACCTTTTTTAGATATTTTTTATTTGTATCAACCGCCAATATCGACAATTCTAAAGTTTTCACCAGCGACTATGCTTAGAATAATCTTAGTAGGAATTATAAGCATTTTATTTTTATGGTCTAATAAAAATAAAAAAATGAAACTCTTTCTTGGAATTTATATGGGTTTACTGATAGTGTATTTCATTGGGCATCATTTAAATGCAATGCAATTTCATTCATTAGTTGATGGCAACTTTGGTTATTCAATTACAGGAGAAATTTTTTATCTGATTAGAATGGTGCTACCATTAATTATTCTAGTTGTTTCTTATAATGTTAAATTCACCGATAATCAATTGGAATCAATTATTTCATGGTTAGTTGCCTTAATATCAGGGAGTATTGTGGTAACCAACTTATTCAAAATTAGTTTAGCTTCATATACAAATCAACGAATTACGGGTAGCATCATTAATTGGTTCTTTGACAATAGACATGGTAGTTATTTTCAGTTAGCATCGAAAGGATTCTTTAACTTTGCTAATTCAACAGCAGCTGTAGAGGTTCTATTGCTACCAGTAATGTTGTATTACTTAATTAAACATACAAACGTGAAGAATTTCATCTTAAGTTTAGTACAAGTCTTAGCGATGTTTATGTTAGGGACAAAGGTATCGACGTTAGGCTGTATTGGGATGGTTATTTTAATGACAGGGATGTACTTATTCTTCACACTTATTAAGCAAGATCTTGTTTTAAAAAAATCGGTGCTAGGTATTTTATTACTATTTATTGTGCTATGTGGCATTATTTATCCCGTCTCACCAGCAATTAATAGAACCAACTTTGATGCACAGATTCAACAAGAACGTGATGGGGATAAAGCGGAGGTAGAGAAACGTGAAAAGAAATTAGAGGAAAAAAGTAAAAAAGGCGATTCAAAGAAAGAAATAAATAAGCATGAAACACCATTAATCCGGTATATTAGAAAACATTATAGCGAATACTCGATTAATGCCAGATTTATTGAGGTTTCGTACCCATACTATGATGATCCTGGATTTTGGAAAGAGATTATGAAGTGGCCTATTCAAGATCGGATTAGTTTCCGGAAAATCGAAATTGCGATGCTTAATCGTGTCAAAGAAGTGAACGACAATCCAAAAGATGAGTTATTTGGAATTACGTATACACGAATGAATAATATCTTTAATGTTGAAAGAGATTTTATTTCTCAATACTATTCAATGGGGATACTGGGCGTTATATTATTAGTATTGCCTTACATTCTAGGTGTTATCTATTTAATTTATACAATATTAAGATATTTTAGAACAAAATTTACTTTTAGAAATATGTCATTTTTATTAGGCATTCTTGGTATTCTAAGTGTGTCATTGTATAGTGGTAATGTGATGGATTTTCTAACAGCAACTTTTATTTTAGCTTTTATTGAAGGCCAGTTATTAGCAAGAGTTAAGACTCAAACATTTAGTGAACAGGAAAAAATCAGTTTATTGATGCCAACCTACAATGATCAAGAAACAATTTTAGAGTCACTAGAATCAATTAGAAATCAAACCTACACAAACTGGGAATTAATAATTATTGATGATGGTTCAACTGATAATACCAAACAAGTTGTCAATGATTATATTAATTGCTTTAATTTAGAGCATAAGGTGCGGTATCTCTACGAATCAAATAGCGATCAATTGAACGCATTGAAATTAGGGGTAAAATACTTATCGGGAACAATTGTCTATATTATTCATTCCGACGATATTTTTAGTAATAGAAAAGTATTATCGCGTGCAATTCATATTTTGGAGAGTGATGATATTGATGGGATTTTGGCAGATATTAGTATTGATAATGGTAACCATACAAAAATAAGGAAACAGTCCACACTAGATTATCTGGGTAATAGTAGGCAGTTAAAAATACAGACCTTATGGTTGGGCCGTAACTTATATTTAGATTTTGCTTTTTGGCGAACGCCAGTTTTTGAAAATCAAGTTCATCGTAATTATTTATCTTGGAATACGCCTAACTGGATCAATCTACAGGATGAATTAATAAATTCATTAAATCTTGAGAATGCTAATTTTAGTGTCATAAATTATCGTGTTCATGATGGGAATTATATTAACTCCGAAGTAGGAAATTTAAATGTATTGAATGGCGAGTTACGAACACTGGTTAGTCTGTTGAGTCGGTATCAAATTCCTAATTATCAATTTCAGTATCGTATTTTCAGGATATTTAATAAGCTTAACTTACTATCAATTTATTGGCCAGTTGCTTTTAAAGGGCAAACGGCGAAAAAAGCGGTTGGTGAGATTGTAGGATTCGCCATCAGTAAAAGAGTGCCTGATTTTAATAATCAGCCTTACTTAAAAGCATTGATTGCATTTTATAAAGCGGACCAAGATCGTACTGTAGATTTGAAGATACCGGTAGAATTGCCAATTTATTACGGCTCTGATATGCGCCAGTTTAACCAAAAAATGATTAATGGTACTTTAGAACCGTTTTATGGTGAGCTTTTTGAAGAAATGCAAAAGGGATTTACTAAGATTAAGGTTTCAAAGGAGGATCTTGTTAAATGGCAAGTAATCATCCAATTCTTGAATATAAAACCATATGTTGACTTAGAGGTGAGAAATTAA
- a CDS encoding glycosyltransferase family 4 protein, whose protein sequence is MKVLHINAGLENGGGLSHIIGLLSHLPEDDVELLTFADGPVAKAAKDKGIKVKILGKNSRYDFSLLKVLAKYINDGNFDLVHTHGARANLFISLIKRKIKARWIITVHSDPRLDFMNRGMLGRIFTNLNVKSLKKSDGIFAVTNNFKEILLALGLPDSKIKVIYNGIAFSKKAPQLQEHKNFEIVIVGRLHPIKGHAVLLEAFQAANMTSAHLTIIGDGELKSELQADVKKLGLDNQVLFTGLLTQDEINLRYLKTDLAVLSSFSESFPLVLLEAANFAIPVIATDVGDMRQLIPNSSYGWIVPTHNVKAMSLALEEAYGKWQSGDLKKTGFALETHAKKYFSIDRLCKTTMDGYRYFLSK, encoded by the coding sequence GTGAAAGTACTACATATTAATGCCGGATTGGAAAACGGTGGTGGATTAAGCCATATTATTGGACTGTTAAGTCACTTACCTGAAGATGATGTTGAATTATTGACGTTTGCAGACGGACCGGTTGCTAAAGCTGCGAAGGACAAAGGCATTAAAGTTAAGATTCTTGGTAAAAATAGTCGGTATGATTTTAGCTTATTGAAGGTACTAGCGAAATATATTAATGATGGAAATTTTGATTTAGTGCATACACATGGTGCTCGCGCCAATCTGTTCATTAGTTTGATCAAGCGTAAAATTAAAGCAAGATGGATAATAACCGTGCATAGTGATCCAAGGTTAGATTTTATGAATAGGGGAATGCTGGGCCGAATTTTTACTAATCTAAACGTTAAAAGTTTGAAGAAGTCCGATGGTATTTTTGCGGTCACTAATAACTTTAAAGAGATTTTATTGGCATTAGGCCTTCCAGATAGTAAAATTAAGGTCATTTATAACGGTATTGCGTTCAGCAAAAAGGCACCTCAACTACAAGAACATAAAAACTTTGAAATCGTAATTGTTGGTCGCTTGCATCCCATTAAGGGACATGCGGTATTACTTGAAGCTTTTCAGGCCGCTAATATGACCAGTGCGCACTTAACAATTATTGGTGACGGCGAATTAAAATCAGAATTGCAGGCCGATGTTAAGAAATTAGGTTTGGATAATCAGGTTCTGTTTACTGGATTACTAACACAAGATGAGATTAACCTACGCTATCTAAAAACAGATTTGGCAGTTCTTAGTTCCTTTAGTGAGAGTTTTCCGTTAGTCTTGCTAGAAGCTGCAAACTTTGCAATCCCAGTTATCGCTACTGATGTTGGTGATATGCGGCAATTAATTCCCAATAGTTCTTATGGCTGGATAGTACCGACCCACAATGTTAAGGCAATGAGTTTAGCGCTAGAAGAAGCATATGGTAAATGGCAATCTGGGGATTTGAAAAAGACAGGCTTTGCGTTAGAAACACATGCAAAAAAATATTTTTCAATAGATAGACTTTGTAAAACAACGATGGATGGTTATCGATATTTCTTGAGTAAATAA
- a CDS encoding WecB/TagA/CpsF family glycosyltransferase, giving the protein MAFDNYTKAEFIEKFENRIHQQEKTLVVTANPEIVMYAKDNPKYKTLLSNEADYITADGIGVVKAGEILKTPIKERVTGYDLFLDLLNMANQKHLSIYLIGAKQEIIELAVKRVQEEYPNISLVGYRNGYFDLDDQTVQQAIIDKAPDMVFAALGFPRQEYFLADLKHKLNKGYLMGIGGSFDVFSGITKRAPVWMQDLHLEWFYRLLKEPTRFKRMLVLPKFIQEVKRVGKR; this is encoded by the coding sequence ATGGCGTTTGATAATTATACAAAGGCTGAGTTTATTGAGAAATTTGAGAATAGAATTCATCAACAAGAGAAGACATTAGTTGTGACGGCTAATCCTGAAATTGTGATGTATGCAAAGGATAATCCAAAATACAAAACATTACTGTCAAATGAAGCGGATTACATTACAGCTGATGGTATCGGTGTTGTTAAGGCAGGAGAAATATTAAAGACGCCAATTAAAGAACGCGTAACAGGATATGATTTATTTTTAGATTTACTCAACATGGCGAATCAAAAGCACCTTAGTATATATTTAATTGGGGCTAAACAGGAAATTATTGAATTAGCTGTCAAAAGAGTTCAAGAAGAATATCCTAATATCAGTTTAGTAGGGTACCGCAATGGTTATTTTGATTTGGATGATCAAACGGTACAACAAGCGATTATTGATAAAGCACCAGATATGGTTTTTGCAGCATTAGGATTCCCAAGACAGGAATATTTCTTAGCTGATTTAAAGCATAAGTTAAATAAAGGCTATTTAATGGGTATTGGTGGGAGTTTTGACGTATTTTCAGGGATAACGAAACGTGCACCAGTATGGATGCAAGATTTACATTTAGAATGGTTTTATAGACTTTTAAAAGAACCAACAAGATTTAAGCGAATGTTGGTATTACCAAAATTTATCCAAGAAGTTAAAAGAGTTGGAAAGAGGTAA